The genomic segment TCGTGGCGATCGCGGCGCTGGTGATCTCGCTCAACTGGTTCGGCTTCATCTGGTCGGTGCAGAACGGCCATGCGCTCGAGGCGAGTCTGGGCTATTACATCTTCCCGCTGATCACGGTGGCGCTCGGCGTTCTGGTCTTCGGCGAGCCGATGAAACGCGGCCAGGCGGTCGCGGTCGCGATCGCGACGGTGGCGGTGATCTATCTTACCTGGGGGTTGGGCCGGGCGCCCTGGATGTCGCTCTTTCTGGCGGGCACCTTCGCGATCTATGGGCTGGTGAAGAAGCGCCTCGCGGTCGGGCCGACGGTTTCGGTGACGGCGGAGGTCGTGCTGCTCACGCCGCTCGCGCTCCTTTACCTCGCCGCCTTGCAGGCCGGTGCGCTGGCCGAGCCCGCGGGGGCGGCGCATTTCGGCTCCGATTGGCGCACGACGGTGCTCTTGATGGTCTCGGGCGTGCTGACCGGCGGGCCGCTCATGCTCTTCAGCCTCGCCGCGCAGAAGGTGCGCCTCGCGACCGTCGGGCTCGTGCAATATCTCAACCCGACGCTGCAACTCTCGGTCGCGGTCTTCGCCTTTGGCGAGCCGGTGACGCGCTGGCATATGGTTGCGCTGCCGATGATCTGGGGGGCGCTTGCGATCTATTCGGCGGCGAGCCTGCGGCGCGCGCCCTGAGGGCGGGGCCTCAGCCGAAGAAGCTCTCGAGCTCGGCCTCCAGCGCGGCCGGGCTCTCGACCCAGATCAGCATCTCCGCAAGGCTCGGCGCGGCGAAGCCCTCGTCGATCATCCGGTCGAAGATCGCCCGCAGCGGATCCCAGTAACCCTCGATATTCATGACATAAATCGGCTTTTCATGGAGGCCGATCTGGCGCCAGGTCAGCGCCTCGAAGAGCTCGTCGAGCGAGCCCGCGCCGCCCGGCAGCACCACCACCGCCTCGGCATTCATGAACATCACCTTCTTGCGTTCATGCATGGTCTCGGTGACGATGAAGGTGGTCAGGTCGCGCTTGCCGACCTCGCGGGGGAAGAGGTGCTCGGGGATCACGCCGAAGGTCTCGCCGCCCGCGGCCTGGGCGGCGCGCGCGACCTCGCCCATCAGCCCGACATCGCCCGCCCCGTAAACCAGCCGCCAGCCCCGCTCGGCGAGCATCGCGCCGGTCTCGCGGGCGGCTTGCGCATAGGCCGGGCGCCCCCCCGCGCGTGAGCCGCAATAGACGCAGACGGAGCGGGTGTGGGACATTTGAGCACCTCCGGGGCAGGGCGCGCGGGCGGTGCGCAGCCAATTCTTGTTTGGTGATAGCCCCTTGGCTAGAGTTGCTCAAGAGAGAGCGGCGCCGGGGCGCCACAACCAAAGAGGGCGAGATGGACGAGGGTATCGCGGGCGGCGGCAAAACGGTCGGCAAGGTCGGGGGCGCGCTTTTGGGCGGGGTCTCGGCGCTGGCGGTTCTGGCGGGGCTGTTGGGCTATTTCCTGCTGTCGAACCCGCCCGCGCCGGAGACCGCCGCGCCGCAACCGCTCGCGAGCGCGGTGCCCCCGCCCGAAGCGGCGCCCGAACCCGCCCCCGAGCCCGAACCCGAGCCCGCGAAGGCTGCGCCGGAGGCTGTCGCCCCTGAGGCCGCCCCCGCCGCGCCTGAGGCCGAGGCGCCCGCCGCGCCCGCCCGGGCGCTGGCCGAGTTCGACCAGCTTCGCGCCGCGCCCGATGGCGCGCTGACCTTGGCCGGGCGCACCGAGCCGGGCGCCGCGGTCGAGGTGCTTCTTGACGGGGTGGCGGTCGACAAGGTGGCGGCCGGGGCCGATGGCAGCTTTGCCTCGGTGATCCTCGCCGCGCCCTCGGCTGCGGCGCGGCAATTGACGGTGCGGGTGACCGGCGCCGATGGTGTCGCGCGCGAGGGCGGCGCGGCGCTGACCGTCGCGCCGAGCGCCACCGCGCTCGCCGAGGCCGCCGCCGCCGCGGGCGCGAGCCCCGAGACGGTGGCCGCGACCGAGGCCGAGGCCGCGGCGATGGCGGCGGCGCCGCTCGTCGCCGATGCCGAGGGGGCGAAACTTCTCGCCGGCCCGGCGGCCGAGCTGACCATCGACACGCTCGCCTTCACCGAGGCCGGGGCGATTGCGCTGAGCGGGCGGGGCGCCGCGCCCGGCGCGCTGATCCGCGCCTATGTCGACAATGCCGAGGCGGGGCTCGTGCAGGCCGATGCCGGCGGCGCCTTCCGGCTCGAGCTGCCGCCTGCGAGCGCCGGGCCCCATCAGCTGCGCCTCGATGCGCTCGATGCCGAGGGCCAGGTGCTGGCCCGCGCCGAGGTGGGCTTCGAGGCGCCCGCCTCGCCCGAGACCGCCGCGCCCGAGACCGCTCAGGCCGCGCCCGAGGCCATCCCGCCCGTGCCGGTCGCCGATGGCGGCGCGCTGCCGCGGGCGCGGATCGTCACGATCGAGAAGGGCAATACGCTTTGGGCGATCGCCGGGCAGACCTATGGCGACCCCTATCTCTATGTCCGCATCTTTCGCGCCAACCGCGACCAGATCCGCGACCCGGATCTGATCTACCCGGGCCAGGTCTTCACCCTGCCCGAGTAACGGCGCGGAATCGGGCTGGACTTCCGCGGTTTCGGCTATAGGTTTTGGCCGCCCGCCCGGACCTTGCCGGGCGGCGCACCGCACAGGAAGGAACCCCCATGCCGCCCTCCCAGATCACCTCCTCGGGCAAAGTCAGCCAGGACGAACGCGCCCGCGGGCTGCGCACGATCCGCTCGGTCGCGCCCTATCTGTGGCCCGCCGAGCACCCTTGGGTGAAACGCCGCGTGGTGATTGCGCTCGCGCTTCTGGTCTGCGCCAAGGTGATCTCGGTCTTCACGCCCTTCCTCTACAAGGCCGCCGTCGACAGCCTCGCGGGCTCGGCGCGCGACGAGGGCTGGCTGTTGCCGCTCGGCGCGGTGGCGCTGACGGTTGCCTATGGGGTGGCGCGGCTGGCTTCGGTGGGCTTTGGCGAGCTGCGCGACGCGGTCTTCGTGAAGGTCGCCCAACGCGCGCTGCGCCAGCTCGCGCTCGAGACCTTCGAGCATATCCACCGCCTCTCGCTGCGCTACCACATCACCCGCAAGACCGGCGGGCTGAGCCGGATCATCGAGCGCGGCGTCAAGGGCGTCGAATTCCTGCTGCGCTTCCTGTTGTTCTCGGTCGGGCCGCTGATCATCGAGCTCTCGCTCGTCGCGGTGCTCTTTGCGGTGCTCTTCGACTGGCGCTATGCGGCGGTGGTGGTGGTCACGATCTGGGCCTATGTGACCTTCACCTTCAAGGTCACCGAATGGCGCGTGGCGATCCGCCAGCGGATGAACAAGGCCGATACCGAGGCCAATCAGAAGGCGATCGACAGCCTGCTGAACTTCGAGACGGTCAAGTATTTCGGCGCCGAGGCGCGCGAGGCGGCGCGCTATGATGCCTCGATGGAGGGCTATGAGAAGGCCGCGGTGAAGACCGGCCAGAGCCTCGCCTTCCTCAACTTCGGCCAGACGCTGATCATCACGGCGGGGCTTGTCGCGGTGATGGTGATGGCCGCGCTCGAGGTCAAATCGGGCAAGCTCACGGTCGGCGATTTCGTCATGGTGCAGGCCTATATGATCCAGATCACCATGCCGCTGGGCTTTCTCGGCACGGTCTATCGCGAGATCCGTCAGGCGCTCGTCGATATGGGCGAAATGTTCGATTTGTTGCATCAGCCCGCCGAAATCGAGGACAAACCCGGCGCCAAGGTTCTGAAAGTGCAAGGCGGCACGGTGCGGTTTGACGATGTGCGCTTCGCTTACGACCCCTCGCGGCCGATCCTGAAGGGGGTTTCGGTGGAGGTTCCGGCGGGGCAGACGGTGGCGCTGGTCGGGCCCTCGGGCTCGGGCAAATCGACGATCGGGCGGCTTTTGTTCCGCTTCTATGATGTCACCGGCGGCGCGATTTCGATCGACGGGCAGGACCTGCGCGAGATCACCCAGCAAAGCCTGCATGATGCGATCGGGGTGGTGCCGCAGGACACGGTGCTCTTCAACGACACGATCCGCTACAATATCGCCTATGGCCGCGCCGAGGCCACCGAGGCGGAGGTGATTGCCGCGGCGAAGGCGGCCAAGATCCATGATTTCGTGATGAGCCTGCCGGAGGGTTATGAGACCACCGTGGGCGAGCGCGGGCTGAAGCTTTCGGGCGGCGAGAAACAGCGGGTGGGGATCGCGCGCACGCTGCTGAAGAACCCGCCGATCCTGCTCCTTGACGAGGCGACCTCGGCGCTCGACACCCAGACCGAGCGCGACATTCAGGAGAGCCTGAAGGCGATGGGCCGAGGGCGCACGGTGATCACCATCGCGCACCGGCTCTCGACGATTGCCGATGCCGACCGGATCGTGGTGCTCGAGAAGGGCGAGGTGGTCGAGGAGGGCCGGCATGAGGAGCTTCTGGCGCGCGGCGGGCGCTATGCGGCGATGTGGGCGCGGCAATCGGCCGAGGACGAGGACGAGGACGAGGACGGGGACGCGAACGGGGCGGGCGCGCAGGCCGGCGCCTGAGTGGCCCCGCGCCGGGCGGGACGGGCGCGCCCTTGGCAAGCCCCGCCCGCCCGTATAGAGAGAACCAAACCGCCGAAGGGAGCCGCCAGTGGACGAGACCGACAGCTTTATCGAGGAAGTCACCGAGGAAGTCCGCCGCGACAAGCTCTTCGCGCTGATGAAGAAATACGGCTGGATCGGGATCGCGGCGATCCTCGCGATCGTCGGCTCCTCGGCCTGGATCGAATGGCAAAAGGCGCAGGCCGAGGCGCGCGCCGAGGCCTTTGGCGATGCGATCTTGGCGGCGCAGGCCTCGGCCGACCCGGCCGCGGCGCTTGCCGCGCTCGACGAGACCGGCGCGCGGGCGGCGCTTGCGCAGTTCCTGACCGGCGCGGCGAAGGCCGAGGCGGGCGATCTGGCGGGCGCGCGGGCGGCTTGGGATGCGGTGGCGAAAGACCCCGCGGCGCCGCGCAGCCTGAGCGAGATGGCGCGGCTCAAATCGGTTCTGGCGGCGGGCGAGGCGCTCGCGCCCGAGGCGCGCGCGGCCGAGCTCGCGGCGCTCGCGACGCCGGGTGCGCCCTATCGGCTGCTCGCGCTCGAGGCGCAGGCCGATGATGCGGCGGCGGCCGGCAAGGCCGAGGAGGCGATCAAGATCGCGCGCGAGATCCTCGCCGAGGCGGGGGTCACGGCGGGCTTGCAACAGCGCGCCTCTCAGTTGATTGTGGCTCTGGGCGGCGACCCGGCGGCGGCGGAATAAGGCGCGGTCGCGGACCGGGGCCGGGGAAATCAGGGGGATGACGGCGGTGAAGCTGATCTCGGGAATGGCCATGCTGAGCGTGGCGGCACTGGGCCTGATGGGCTGCGAGAAGGAAGTGATCCTGCCCGGCGAGCGGCTCGATCCGCGCGCGGTTCTCGCGGGGGCGGCGCCCGCGCCCGCGCCGCTTTCGACCGCGCTGAGCCTGCCGCGCCCGCAGGCCAATGCCGAGTGGACCCATCGCGCGGGCAATGCGACCCATGCGCTGACCAACCCGGCCTTTGGCGCGGGGATGACCCTCGCCTGGGCCGCGCCGATCGGCACCGGCTCCGACCGCAAGCACCGGATCACCGCCGAGCCCGTGATCGCGGGCGGGCGCATCTTCACCCTCGATGCCGAGGCGCGCGTGGCCGCCACCTCGACCGCGGGCGGGCCGCTTTGGGCCACCGACCTCACCCCCCCCGCCGACCGCGCGGGCGATGCCTCGGGCGGCGGGCTCGCGGTGGCGGGCAATCGCCTCTACGCGACCACCGGCTTTGGCGAGCTCGTCGCGCTCGACGTGGCGACCGGCGCCGAGGTCTGGCGGCAGAAATTCGACGCGGCTGTGGGCGGCGCGCCGACGGTCTCCGACGGGATCGTCTATGTCGTGGCGCGCGATGCCTCGGCTTGGGCGATCGAGGCCGCGAATGGCAAGGTGCTCTGGCAGCTCCCCGGCGTGAACGGCGCGGGCGCGATGACCGGCGTCTCGGCGCCTGCGGTCAACGACCGGCTCGTCGTCTTCCCGTTCTCCTCGGGCGAGATGATCGCCTCGCTGAAAGCCAAGGGGCTGACGCTCTGGCAGGGCAAGGTCGCGGGCGCGCGGATCGGCCGCGGCTATGCCTCGATCTCCGATCTCACCGGCGATCCGGTGATCGTGGGCGACCGGCTCTACGCCGGCTCCTCGGCGGGCAAACTCGCGGCTTTCGACGTCAATTCCGGCGAAAAGCTCTGGACGGCGGATGTCGGCCCGGTCTCGCCCGTGCAGGTGGCGGGCGGCGCGATCTGGCTCGTCTCGGATGAAAACAAGCTCACCCGCCTCGATGCGGCCTCCGGCGAGACCGTCTGGTCGGTCGATCTGCCCTATTTCGAGGCCGAAAAGCCGAAGAAATACCGCACGATCTTTGTCCATTACGGGCCGCTTCTGGCCGGCGGGCGGCTTTATACCGCCTCGAGCGACGGGCTCTTGCGCGCCTTCGACCCGGCGACGGGCGCCGCACTCGGTCAGGTCGAGATCCCCGGCGGCGCGGCGACCGAGCCGGTGGTCGCGGGCGGCACGCTTTACGTTGTTTCGCGCACCGGGCAGCTTCTGGCTTTTCGCTGAGCGAAAAACCGTATAAAGGGGCCGCTTGATCCGCCGCAGGAGGCAGAAATGAGCTTTACCCTGGCCATCGTGGGCCGCCCGAATGTGGGCAAATCGACGCTGTTCAACCGTCTGGTGGGCAAGCGGCTGGCGCTGGTCGACGATCAGCCGGGCGTCACGCGCGATTTGCGCGAGGGCGATGCGCGGCTCGGGGATCTGAAGTTCATCGTGATCGATTCGGCGGGCCTCGAGCTCGCCGAGGATGACAGCCTGCAAGGCCGGATGCGGCGGCTGACCGAACGCGCGGTCGAGGAAGCGGATGTGTGCCTCTTCCTCGTCGATGCGCGCGTGGGCGTGACCCCGGCCGACGAGATTTTCGCCGAGATCCTGCGGCGCAAGAACGCCCATGTGATCCTGGCCGCGAACAAGGCCGAGGGCCATGCGGGCGTGGCCGGCGCGCTCGAGGCCTGGAGCCTCGGGCTCGGCGAGCCCCTGCAGATCTCGGCCGAACATGGCGAGGGGCTCGATGACCTTTATGCCGCGCTCAAGCCGCTCGCCGATGAATTCGCCGCGCGCCATGCCGCCAATACCCCCGAGGTCGATGTCGAGATCGAGGAAGGCTCCGAGGAGGAGGAGGTCTACCGCGCGCCGACCGCCGCCAAACCCCTCCAGCTCGCCGTGATCGGCCGCCCGAACGCGGGAAAATCGACGCTGATCAACAAGATCCTCGGCGAGGACCGGCTCCTGACCGGCCCCGAGGCGGGCATCACCCGCGACGCGATCTCGGTCTCGACCGAGTTCATGGGCACGCCGATGCGGATCTGGGACACCGCCGGGATGCGCAAGAAGGGCAAGGTCAATGACAAGCTCGAGAAGCTCTCGGTCGCCGACGGCCTGCGCGCGGTGCGCTTCGCCGAGGTGGTGGTGGTGCTCCTCGACGTGAACATCCCCTTCGAGACGCAAGACCTGCGGATCGCCGATTTCGCCGAGACCGAGGGCCGCGCGGTCGTCGTCGCGGCGAACAAATGGGATCTCGAGGAAGACAAGCCCGAGAAGCTCAAGGAGCTGCGCGAGGCGTTCGAGCGGCTGCTGCCGCAGCTCAAGGGCGCGCCGCTCGTCACCGTCTCGGCCAAGACCGGCAAGGGGCTCGACCGGCTCAACGACGCGATCCTGAAGGCCCACCGGGTCTGGAACCGCCGGATCTCGACGGCCAAGCTCAACAACTGGCTGACCGCGATGACCGAGGCGCACCCGCCGCCGGCGCCGGGCGGGCGGCGGATCAAGCTGCGCTACATGACCCAGGCCAAGACCCGGCCGCCGGGCTTTGTGATCATGGCGACCCATACCGACAAGATCCCGGAAAGCTACGGGCGCTATCTGGTCAACGGGCTGCGCGCCGATTTCGACATGCCGGGCACTCCGATCCGCATCTTCTTCCGCGATCAGGGCAACAAGAACCCCTACAAGGACAAGAAGAAGTCGATTCCGTCGCGGCTGACCAAACACGTCGAGGCGAAGAAACACGCCGCGCGCAAGGAACGGGGGCTGGCCTCGAAGCCGGTCAAGTAAGGCGCGGCTGCCCGGCGGGAGGCGCGGGTGACGCGGTCTTTTGCGTATTTGGACCAAGAAGAAGGGGAGGGCGCCGCGCTCTCCCCTTTCGCATGACCGGCTGTTTCTTCTTGGCAAAAATACGCAAAAACCGCCGCCCGGCAAAGCAAAACCCCCGCCGGGCAAGGGCGGGGGGCGCAGATCGGGTCGGGGCGGGGCGCGGCGGGGCTCAGACGAGCTTGCCGTCGACGAGCCGGGTCTTGCCGCCGAGATAGGGGTGCAAGACGGCGGGCAGGGTGACCGAGCCATCGGCCTCCTGGCCGTTTTCCAGAACCGCGATCAGGCAGCGTCCGACCGCCAGCCCCGAGCCATTCAGCGTCGCGACGAAATCGGGCTTTTCGCCCTCGGCCGGGCGGAAGCGCGCGTTCATCCGGCGGGCCTGGAACTGGCCGCAGGTCGAGACCGAGGAGATCTCGCGATAGGTATTCTGCCCCGGCAGCCAGACCTCGAGGTCATAGGTCTTCTGAGCGCCAAAGCCCATGTCGCCGGTGCACAGCACGATGCGCCGATAGGGCAGGCCGAGCGCCTCGAGCACCGCTTCGGCGCGTTTGACCATGCCCTCATGTTCCGCGATCGCCTCCTCGGGGCGGCAGATCGTGACCATCTCGACCTTCTCGAACTGGTGCTGGCGCAGCATGCCGGCGGTATCCTTGCCCGCCGAGCCCGCCTCGGAGCGGAAGCAGTTGGTGTGCGCGCACATCCGCATCGGCAGCGCCGCCGCCTCGACGATCTCGCCCGCGACGAAGTTCGTCAGCGTCACCTCGGCGGTCGGGATCATCCACCAGCCGTTCGTCGTCTCATAGCTGTCCTCGGCGAATTTCGGCAGCTGCCCGGTGCCGAGCATGGTCTCGGGGCGCACCAGAACCGGCGTGATCGCCTCGCTCAGCCCGTGGGTGTCGACATGCAGATCGAGCATGAACTGCGCCAGCGCCCGGTGCAGGCGCGCAACGCCGCCCTTGAGCACGACGAACCGCGCCCCCGAGAGCTTCGCGGCGGTCTCGAAATCCATCTCGCGGCCAACGGCGGGGAGCTGATAATGCTCCTTCGGCGCGAAATCGAAGCCCCGCGGCGTGCCCCAGCGGTGGATCTCGACGTTGCCCGCCTCATCGGCGCCCTGCGGCACATCGGCGAGCGGCGCGTTCGGGATCAGGAGGAGCTTGTCGCGGAGCTCGCCATCCAGCAGCCCCGCGCGCGCCTGCATCGCCGCGACCTCGGTCTTCTTCTCGGCCACCAGCGCCCGCAGCCGCTCGAACTCGGCCTCGTCGCCCTTGGCTTTCGCCGCGCCCACGAGTTTCGAGGCGGCGTTCTGTTCGGCCTGCGCGGTCTCGGCGGCATGGATCGCGCCGCGGCGCTCCTCGTCGAGCGACAGGATCTGCGCGGCCATCGGCGCCAGCCCCCGGCGCGCAAGGTCGGCATCGAACTGGGCAGGGTTTTCGCGGATCGCGCGGATATCGTGCATGGGGGACCTCTTTGGTTGCGCGAACGGGTTTAGCGCGGAAATATGCAAGGCGAAAGCCCCGGCGGGGCGGCTGAGTCCCGGCCCGCCCGCGATCCCCTTGCGCGCAGGCGCGGGGATGGTGTATGGCCGTTATATTCAAAAAGCGGAATGTCACTCCGCAAGGACGCTTATCGCCCGAAGGGAGGGATTCGAGATGAAATCCATGATCTTGTCGCTGGCTCTGGCCGCGCTGATCTTGCCGCAGGACGTGCTGGCCGAGGGGGCCGCGCCCTATCTCGTGACGCGCGAGGAGGTCACCGACTGGAAGGCGGTCTACGGGCGGATCGAGGCGAAGGATTCGATCCCGGCGCGCGCGCGTCTGGGCGGCACGCTGATCGACCTGACCGCCAAGGAGGGCGATCTGGTGCAGGCGGGCCAGCCGCTCGGCAAGGTCGTGGATGAGAAAATCGGCTTTCAGATCAATGCGATCGACGCGCAGCTCACCTCGCTCGCGGCGCAGCTTGCCAATGCCCAATCCGAGCTCAAGCGCGGTCAGGAGCTGAAGGCGCGCGGCGTGCTGACCACCCAGCAGCTCGATGCGCTGCAAACCCAGGTCGATGTCTACATGGGCCAGATCGAGGCGCAGAAGGCCTCGCGCCGGGTCATCGAGCAGCAGGCGACCGAGGGCGAGGTGCTCGCGCCGATCTCCGGGCGGGTGCTGACCGTGCCGGTGGCCAAGGGCGCGGTGGTGATGGCGGGCGAAACCGTTGCCACGATCGGCGGCGGCGGCTTCTTCTTGCGGCTCTCGGTGCCCGAGCGCCACGCGACCGCGATGGCCGAGGGCGACGAGATCTCGATCGAGACCGCGGCCGGCCCGAAGACCGGGCGCCTCGCCAAGGTCTATCCGCTGATCGAGACCGGCCGGGTGACGGCCGATGTCGAGGTGGCCGATCTCGATTCGGCTTTTGTCGATGCGCGGGTGCTGGTGCGCCTGCCGCTGGCCACGCGCGAGGCGATCCGGATCCCGGCGGCGCTGGTTTCGACCCGTTCGGGGCTCGATTTCGTCACCGTCGAGAAAGACGGCGCGCGCGAGATCCGCACCGTTGTGCCGGGCGATCATGTGACGGTCGAGGGCACCGATATGGTCGAGATCGTGACCGGCCTGATGGGCGGCGAGACGGTGGTGGCGGCCGATGAGCACTGAACCCGTGCCCCCCGTCTGGGAAGAAGACGAATTCGCCCATGACAAGCTCGGCATCGCCGGGCGGCTGACGCGGGCCTTCATCAAATCGGCGCTGACGCCGCTCATGATCCTCGCCGCGCTCGCGGTGGGCTTTGTCGCGCTGATCTCGCTGCCGCGCGAGGAAGAGCCGCAGATCTCGGTGCCGATGGTCGATGTGCATATCCAGGCGCCGGGCCTGAAGGCGCCCGATGCGATGAAGCTCGTCACCGAGCCGATGGAAACCATCATCAAGGGCATCAACGAGGTCGAGCACGTCTACAGCCAGACCTCGGATGATTATGCGCTGGTGATGGCGCGCTTCGTGGTCGGCACCTCGGCCGATGCGGCGATCTTGCGGGTGCATGAGAAGGTGCGCGCCAATGCCGACCGGATCCCGGTGGGCATCGCCGAGCCGATGATCGTGGCGCGCGGCATCGATGACGTGGCGATCGTGTCGCTGACGCTCTCGGCCAAGCCCGGCACCGATATCGGCGCCAATGAGCTCACCCGCATCACCCGCGAGCTGCAGACCGAGGTCACCAAGATCGAGAATGTCGGGCTGAGCTATATCGTCGGCGAGGCGACCGAGGCGATCCGCATCGAGCCCGACCCGGAGAAGCTCGCGCTTTACGGGATCACGTTGCAGGGGCTGAGCGACAAGGTCAAACAGGCCAACCGGGCGTTCTCGACGGGCAAGCTGCGCGACAAGGGCGAGCAGATCGACCTGGTGGCGGGGCAGACGCTGGTCGCGCCGGCCGAGATCGCGGGGCTCTTGCTCTCGGCGCGCGATGGCCGGCCGGTTTATGTGGCCGATGTCGCCAAGGTCGAATATGTCGCCGACACGACCGACCATATCGTCGCCAATGTCACCCGCGAGGGCGAGGCGCTCAACCGCACCCCCGCGGTCACGCTCGCCATCGCCAAGCGCGCGGGCTCGAACGCGGTGGTGGTGGCCGAGAAGATCCTCGAGCGCGTCGAGGAGCTCAAGGGCGAGCTGATCCCGGCCTCGATCGAGGTGCAGGTCACCCGCGATTACGGCGAGACGGCCAATGAGAAGGCCAATGAGCTGCTCTTCCACCTCGGCCTCGCGACGATCTCGATCATCGCGCTCGTGCTCTTCGCGATCGGCTGGCGCGAATCGATCGTGGTGGCGATCGTGATCCCGGTGACGATCCTGCTTACCCTCTTTGCCGCCAATATCATGGGCTATACGCTCAACCGCGTGTCGCTCTTCGCGCTGATCTTCTCGATCGGGATCCTCGTCGATGACGCGATCGTGGTGATCGAGAATATCGCGCGGCATTGGGGGATGAAGGGGCCGGGCGACCGGGTCCACAAGGCGATCGTGGCGGTGGCCGAGGTCGGCAACCCGACGATCGTGGCGACGCTGACGGTGGTGGCGGCGCTTTTGCCGATGCTGTTTGTCAGCGGGCTGATGGGGCCCTACATGAGCCCGATCCCGGCCAATGCCTCGGCGGCGATGATCTTTTCGTTCTTCGTCGCGGTGATCATCACGCCCTGGCTGATGGTCAAGATCGCGGGCAAGGCGCCGCTCCATCACGCCGATGACGCCCATCAGGGCGGCAAGCTCGGCGCGCTTTATGCGCGCGTCGCGCGGCCGGTTCTGGCCACCAAGAAATCGGCGGGGATGTTCCTTCTGATCACGGTGGTGCTGTCGTTCGGCTCGCTCGGGCTGCTCTATACCAAGCATGTCACGGTGAAACTGCTGCCCTTCGACAACAAATCCGAGCTCAGCGTGGTGATCGACCTGCCCGAGGGCGCCTCGGTCGAGGCGACCGATGCGGTGGCCCAACAGGTCGCGGCGGCGGTCACGCGTCTGCCCGAGGTGATCTCGGCCCAGACCCATGCCGGCACCGCCGCGCCCTTCAACTTCAACGGCCTCGTGCGGCACTACTACCTGCGCGAATATCCCTGGCAGGGCGATGTGCAGATCAACCTCGCGCCGAAGGCCGAGCGCGACCGCACCTCGCACGAGATCGCGCTCGAGATCCGCGAGATCATCGCCGGGATCGACATGCCGGCGGGCACCTCGCTCAAGACGGTCGAGCCCCCGCCCGGCCCGCCGGTGATCTCGACGCTGCTTGCCGAGGTCTATGGCCCGGATGCCGAAACCCGCCGCGCCGCGGCCGCAAAGATCCGGCAAGCCTTTGAAAGCGTGCCCTATATCGTCGATGTCGATGACAGCTTCGGGGTCCAGTCGCGGCGCCTGCGCGCCACCGTCAACGCCGATGATCTGGAGTTCTTTGAGGTCTCGCAGGGCGATGTCTTCGACACGATCGCGCTTTTGAACGGCTCGACCACGGTCGGCTATTCGCACCGCGATCAGGAGCGCGCGCCGCTGCCGATCGTGATGGAGCGCGACAAGGGCCAGCGGGTGATGGACGAGGCGACGCTCTCGACGCCGATCCCGGCGAACCTTCTGCCCGGCGCGCGCGGCGTGGTCGAGCTCGGCGATGTCGTCACGCTGCGCGAGGAAAAGGCCTCCTTCCCGATCTTCCGCCACAATGGCCGCGAGGCCGAGATGGTCACCGCCGAGCTCGCCGGCACCTTCGAGGCGCCGCTCTACGGGATGATCGCGGTCTCCGATGCGCTCGAGACGATCGACTGGGCGCCCGGCGAAAAGCCCGAGATCTCGCTCCACGGCCAGCCCGAGGACGAGGCGAAGGTCACGCTCCTGTGGGACGGCGAATGGGAGGTGACCTGGGTGACCTTCCGCGATATGGGGGCGGCCTTCGGGGTGGCGCTTCTGGGGATCTATATCCTCGTGGTGGCGCAGTTCGGCTCGTTCCGGCTGCCGCTGGTGATCCTGACGCCGATCCCGCTGACCTTCCTCGGCATCATGGCGGGGCATCTGATCTTCGGCGCGCCGTTCTCGGCGACCTCGATGATCGGCTTCATCGCGCTGGCGGGGATCA from the Rhodobacter xanthinilyticus genome contains:
- a CDS encoding outer membrane protein assembly factor BamB family protein; its protein translation is MTAVKLISGMAMLSVAALGLMGCEKEVILPGERLDPRAVLAGAAPAPAPLSTALSLPRPQANAEWTHRAGNATHALTNPAFGAGMTLAWAAPIGTGSDRKHRITAEPVIAGGRIFTLDAEARVAATSTAGGPLWATDLTPPADRAGDASGGGLAVAGNRLYATTGFGELVALDVATGAEVWRQKFDAAVGGAPTVSDGIVYVVARDASAWAIEAANGKVLWQLPGVNGAGAMTGVSAPAVNDRLVVFPFSSGEMIASLKAKGLTLWQGKVAGARIGRGYASISDLTGDPVIVGDRLYAGSSAGKLAAFDVNSGEKLWTADVGPVSPVQVAGGAIWLVSDENKLTRLDAASGETVWSVDLPYFEAEKPKKYRTIFVHYGPLLAGGRLYTASSDGLLRAFDPATGAALGQVEIPGGAATEPVVAGGTLYVVSRTGQLLAFR
- a CDS encoding ABCB family ABC transporter ATP-binding protein/permease is translated as MPPSQITSSGKVSQDERARGLRTIRSVAPYLWPAEHPWVKRRVVIALALLVCAKVISVFTPFLYKAAVDSLAGSARDEGWLLPLGAVALTVAYGVARLASVGFGELRDAVFVKVAQRALRQLALETFEHIHRLSLRYHITRKTGGLSRIIERGVKGVEFLLRFLLFSVGPLIIELSLVAVLFAVLFDWRYAAVVVVTIWAYVTFTFKVTEWRVAIRQRMNKADTEANQKAIDSLLNFETVKYFGAEAREAARYDASMEGYEKAAVKTGQSLAFLNFGQTLIITAGLVAVMVMAALEVKSGKLTVGDFVMVQAYMIQITMPLGFLGTVYREIRQALVDMGEMFDLLHQPAEIEDKPGAKVLKVQGGTVRFDDVRFAYDPSRPILKGVSVEVPAGQTVALVGPSGSGKSTIGRLLFRFYDVTGGAISIDGQDLREITQQSLHDAIGVVPQDTVLFNDTIRYNIAYGRAEATEAEVIAAAKAAKIHDFVMSLPEGYETTVGERGLKLSGGEKQRVGIARTLLKNPPILLLDEATSALDTQTERDIQESLKAMGRGRTVITIAHRLSTIADADRIVVLEKGEVVEEGRHEELLARGGRYAAMWARQSAEDEDEDEDGDANGAGAQAGA
- a CDS encoding LOG family protein, coding for MSHTRSVCVYCGSRAGGRPAYAQAARETGAMLAERGWRLVYGAGDVGLMGEVARAAQAAGGETFGVIPEHLFPREVGKRDLTTFIVTETMHERKKVMFMNAEAVVVLPGGAGSLDELFEALTWRQIGLHEKPIYVMNIEGYWDPLRAIFDRMIDEGFAAPSLAEMLIWVESPAALEAELESFFG
- a CDS encoding Ig-like domain-containing protein, producing MDEGIAGGGKTVGKVGGALLGGVSALAVLAGLLGYFLLSNPPAPETAAPQPLASAVPPPEAAPEPAPEPEPEPAKAAPEAVAPEAAPAAPEAEAPAAPARALAEFDQLRAAPDGALTLAGRTEPGAAVEVLLDGVAVDKVAAGADGSFASVILAAPSAAARQLTVRVTGADGVAREGGAALTVAPSATALAEAAAAAGASPETVAATEAEAAAMAAAPLVADAEGAKLLAGPAAELTIDTLAFTEAGAIALSGRGAAPGALIRAYVDNAEAGLVQADAGGAFRLELPPASAGPHQLRLDALDAEGQVLARAEVGFEAPASPETAAPETAQAAPEAIPPVPVADGGALPRARIVTIEKGNTLWAIAGQTYGDPYLYVRIFRANRDQIRDPDLIYPGQVFTLPE
- the rarD gene encoding EamA family transporter RarD encodes the protein MRDEVKGLWALVAACSVWGLSGLYYKLLAHVPPIEVLAHRTIWSMVFFGTVLAAQGKLSRLGGALRGRALILVAIAALVISLNWFGFIWSVQNGHALEASLGYYIFPLITVALGVLVFGEPMKRGQAVAVAIATVAVIYLTWGLGRAPWMSLFLAGTFAIYGLVKKRLAVGPTVSVTAEVVLLTPLALLYLAALQAGALAEPAGAAHFGSDWRTTVLLMVSGVLTGGPLMLFSLAAQKVRLATVGLVQYLNPTLQLSVAVFAFGEPVTRWHMVALPMIWGALAIYSAASLRRAP